From the genome of Nitrosopumilus sp., one region includes:
- a CDS encoding tyrosine--tRNA ligase, translated as MDITEKVELIERPPTEEVIMHDELIELFKTNSSPKHYIGLEISGFLHLGSLISTGFKINDFVKAGVKCKIFLADWHTLINDKLGGDWETISKVSKYYQDAFKLVCPDAEIVLGSKLYEEKAEYWSDLVKFTKHMSIARTMRTLTIMGRSEDDKKIDVAKLLYPAMQAVDIHSLDVDIAHAGMDQRKIHMLVREIFPKMKWKVPIAVHHKLLPGLSKPRGMTDSQILSKMSKSDPNSGVFIHNTDNEIKKKISKTWCEEANIGNNPLLEIARNVIFHEFNEMNVERPEKFGGNMSYSNFSQLEADFAEKKLHPGDLKQMVGNYLVKIISPIREKLDLNEELSSAIKKSY; from the coding sequence TTGGACATTACAGAAAAAGTAGAATTGATTGAAAGACCGCCTACTGAAGAAGTAATAATGCATGACGAATTAATCGAATTGTTCAAAACAAATTCATCCCCTAAACACTACATAGGTTTAGAAATTTCTGGTTTTTTGCACCTTGGAAGTCTAATTAGTACAGGTTTTAAAATTAATGATTTTGTTAAAGCTGGAGTAAAATGTAAAATTTTTCTTGCAGATTGGCACACGCTGATTAATGACAAGCTTGGAGGGGATTGGGAAACAATTTCAAAAGTTTCAAAGTATTATCAGGATGCATTCAAGTTAGTTTGTCCGGATGCAGAAATTGTATTAGGATCAAAATTGTATGAGGAAAAGGCAGAATATTGGTCAGATCTTGTTAAATTTACAAAACACATGTCTATCGCCAGAACTATGAGAACCCTAACAATAATGGGACGTTCTGAAGATGATAAGAAAATTGACGTAGCCAAATTGCTATATCCTGCAATGCAAGCTGTTGATATCCATTCTTTGGATGTAGATATTGCTCATGCCGGAATGGATCAAAGAAAAATCCACATGTTAGTAAGAGAGATTTTTCCTAAAATGAAATGGAAGGTTCCAATAGCCGTTCATCACAAGCTATTGCCAGGACTTTCAAAACCTAGAGGCATGACTGACTCTCAAATATTAAGTAAAATGAGTAAATCGGACCCAAATTCAGGCGTGTTTATTCATAATACCGATAATGAAATTAAGAAAAAAATTAGTAAAACATGGTGCGAAGAAGCCAATATTGGAAATAATCCATTATTAGAAATTGCAAGAAATGTAATATTTCATGAGTTTAACGAAATGAATGTAGAAAGACCTGAAAAATTTGGTGGAAATATGTCATATTCTAACTTTTCACAACTTGAAGCAGATTTTGCTGAAAAGAAACTACATCCAGGAGATTTGAAACAAATGGTTGGAAATTATCTTGTAAAAATAATTTCTCCGATAAGAGAAAAACTAGACCTTAATGAAGAATTAAGCAGTGCAATTAAAAAAAGCTATTAG
- the cobJ gene encoding precorrin-3B C(17)-methyltransferase, producing the protein MIGKLYIVGVGPGHHDHMTFRAQEVIGESDTIVGYETYVNLVQDLIKGKTIHRYAMTQEVERAHQCIDLAKSGKIVALVSSGDPGIYGMAGLIYETLAETGWNPDDGLEVEIVPGVSALNSCASIVGSPLMTDFAVVSMSDLLVPWEVIQKRVESAAQGDFVIVIYNPASKKRIHQLQDTRKVLLKYRKPSTPVAIIKGAFRESQTIVMTNLENLPNYSDELGMTTTVIVGNSSTYSYKDLMINPRGYKSKYNLEEQTNPDLKV; encoded by the coding sequence TTGATTGGTAAACTCTACATTGTTGGTGTTGGTCCTGGCCATCATGATCATATGACGTTTCGAGCACAAGAAGTGATTGGTGAAAGCGATACAATTGTTGGATATGAAACTTATGTAAACTTGGTTCAAGATCTAATAAAAGGCAAAACCATTCATCGTTATGCAATGACACAGGAAGTCGAAAGAGCCCATCAATGCATTGATCTTGCAAAGTCTGGAAAGATAGTTGCACTTGTTTCTAGCGGTGATCCGGGAATTTATGGAATGGCTGGATTAATTTACGAGACACTTGCCGAGACTGGATGGAATCCTGATGATGGACTTGAAGTTGAAATTGTCCCTGGTGTATCTGCATTAAATTCATGTGCGTCAATTGTTGGTTCACCATTGATGACTGATTTTGCAGTTGTCAGTATGAGTGATCTGCTAGTTCCATGGGAAGTTATTCAAAAAAGAGTTGAATCCGCAGCACAAGGAGATTTTGTCATTGTAATATACAATCCAGCCAGTAAAAAAAGAATTCATCAATTACAAGATACTCGAAAGGTTCTCTTAAAATATAGGAAACCTTCTACTCCTGTAGCAATTATCAAAGGAGCATTCAGAGAATCACAAACAATTGTCATGACAAATCTGGAGAACTTACCTAACTATTCTGATGAATTAGGAATGACAACTACAGTAATTGTTGGAAATTCCTCGACATACAGTTACAAAGATTTGATGATCAATCCAAGGGGATACAAGTCAAAATATAATTTAGAAGAACAAACCAATCCAGATCTTAAAGTCTAA
- a CDS encoding aspartate kinase, whose protein sequence is MRLVIKYDGTSISTAKDVHVISKHLSLISKKHSIVIVCSATRGTTDDLLEISESIKKENKLTAERLASKIINRHKQMAKQTIKKLDVQQKLLVKFDQDFTELLALIDGMVLLGEVTPRTMDYLISFGERLSVKLISSAINDLGVKSIPLTGKDAGIVTDSNFGESKPLMDTTRLRVSKTVDALFLKKTIPVIGGFAGSDQHGHVTTFGRGGSDYSATIIGSCIKADEIWLMSDVNGLMTADPKIVKNAKLLKEVSYIEAIEMALFGAKQIHPRTFEPLVTKKIPIMIRSSFDVKNEGTLVTAFTSPSVKNTVKCVSNVQNNGLIDIRGGSMVGTPGTAAKIFATLAKAGINVMMISQNPSESSITIVVKNTDLDKAVSALELELLGKIIKKLEVTTDVAIIALIGSGMRGTIGVASKVFGAIEKNKINISMITQGSSELNLAFIVKNSDTNAAVRALHDAFVLDKIN, encoded by the coding sequence TTGAGACTCGTAATCAAGTATGACGGTACGTCAATTTCAACCGCAAAAGATGTCCATGTAATATCTAAACATCTTAGTCTAATATCAAAAAAACATAGTATTGTAATAGTGTGTTCAGCAACACGTGGAACTACCGATGATCTTTTAGAAATTTCTGAATCTATAAAAAAAGAAAATAAGTTGACAGCTGAACGACTAGCATCAAAAATTATCAACAGACATAAACAGATGGCAAAGCAAACTATCAAAAAACTTGATGTACAACAAAAATTATTAGTAAAGTTTGATCAAGATTTTACCGAACTACTTGCTCTAATTGATGGAATGGTATTGCTTGGAGAAGTTACACCAAGAACAATGGATTATCTAATTTCATTTGGTGAAAGATTATCCGTCAAGTTAATTTCATCAGCGATTAATGATCTGGGTGTAAAATCCATTCCTCTTACTGGCAAGGATGCGGGAATTGTAACTGATTCTAATTTTGGCGAATCTAAACCTTTGATGGATACAACGAGATTAAGAGTGTCAAAAACAGTGGATGCTTTGTTTCTAAAGAAAACAATTCCTGTTATTGGGGGATTTGCGGGATCTGATCAACATGGACATGTGACTACATTTGGTAGAGGCGGTTCTGATTATTCTGCCACAATCATTGGGTCTTGCATTAAAGCAGATGAAATTTGGTTGATGAGTGATGTAAATGGCTTAATGACTGCAGATCCAAAAATTGTTAAAAATGCCAAGCTACTCAAAGAAGTATCATACATAGAAGCAATTGAAATGGCTTTATTTGGAGCCAAGCAAATTCATCCACGAACATTTGAACCTCTAGTAACAAAGAAAATTCCTATCATGATAAGAAGTTCTTTTGATGTTAAGAATGAGGGGACTCTAGTCACTGCATTCACTTCACCTTCTGTCAAAAATACCGTCAAATGTGTAAGTAATGTTCAAAATAATGGTTTAATTGACATTAGAGGTGGCAGCATGGTCGGAACACCTGGTACCGCTGCTAAGATATTTGCAACATTGGCCAAGGCTGGAATTAATGTAATGATGATTTCTCAAAATCCTTCAGAATCAAGCATCACAATCGTGGTTAAGAACACTGATCTTGATAAAGCCGTAAGTGCTTTAGAACTAGAACTATTGGGAAAAATTATTAAAAAACTGGAGGTTACCACAGATGTCGCAATAATTGCATTAATTGGATCTGGAATGCGTGGAACCATCGGAGTTGCTTCAAAGGTTTTCGGTGCAATTGAAAAAAATAAAATCAACATATCCATGATAACGCAAGGTTCATCTGAGCTCAATCTCGCCTTTATTGTAAAAAATTCTGATACAAATGCAGCTGTACGTGCTTTACATGATGCATTTGTACTTGACAAAATCAATTAG
- the pcn gene encoding proliferating cell nuclear antigen (pcna) has translation MTFGAKTSGSDDLKAIISAISTLVEEATFVATSEGITFRGMDPSHVALIDISWPNSAFEKYECDSDIKFGVRIDEFSKLIKRADKKDSIEISISEQNMLLVTVGKNKKYKMRLIESSATDTPLPKIPYDSKIILTSSRFDKILGDVQVVSDYLTIHTLDSKGDFSGKGDSGEVVIDLDKDDGDIEEISSKEDSEGTYSLEYLNPVVKAVGSNAGSITCEFSSAKPLRIEFKVANIGRIHFYLAPRVES, from the coding sequence TTGACATTTGGAGCAAAAACTAGTGGCTCGGATGATCTAAAGGCTATCATCTCTGCAATATCTACACTTGTTGAAGAAGCAACTTTCGTTGCAACATCTGAGGGAATCACTTTTAGAGGAATGGATCCATCGCATGTTGCTCTTATTGACATATCGTGGCCTAATTCTGCATTTGAAAAGTATGAATGCGATAGTGACATTAAATTTGGAGTAAGAATTGATGAATTTTCAAAACTTATCAAAAGAGCGGATAAAAAAGATAGCATAGAGATTAGTATCTCTGAACAAAATATGTTACTTGTAACAGTTGGAAAAAATAAAAAATATAAAATGCGTTTAATTGAAAGTTCTGCAACTGACACTCCATTACCAAAAATACCCTATGACTCAAAAATTATTCTGACTTCTTCTAGGTTTGATAAGATTCTTGGTGATGTTCAGGTTGTATCTGATTATCTTACAATACATACACTTGATTCAAAAGGAGATTTTTCAGGGAAAGGCGATTCTGGCGAAGTTGTAATTGATCTAGATAAAGACGATGGTGACATTGAAGAAATCTCTTCAAAAGAAGACAGTGAAGGTACTTACAGTCTTGAATACCTAAATCCTGTAGTAAAAGCCGTAGGGTCTAATGCAGGCTCAATTACATGTGAGTTTTCAAGTGCAAAGCCCCTTAGAATTGAATTCAAGGTTGCAAATATCGGCAGAATTCACTTTTACCTGGCTCCACGCGTGGAAAGTTAA
- a CDS encoding transcription factor S: protein MKFCPKCEVKLKNSDVGLRCPQCNYTEGQKAQPTKKIVNEEEPDFSLLAFEGNEGEESLPTVKIDCEKCGHGEAVGWMFQTRSADEPTTRFYRCQKCKYTWRDYT, encoded by the coding sequence TTGAAATTTTGCCCCAAATGTGAGGTCAAATTAAAAAATAGTGATGTTGGACTCCGGTGCCCTCAATGTAATTATACAGAAGGACAAAAAGCACAACCAACAAAAAAAATTGTTAACGAGGAAGAACCTGATTTTTCTCTTCTTGCTTTTGAAGGAAATGAAGGGGAAGAATCTTTGCCTACAGTCAAAATAGACTGTGAAAAATGTGGTCACGGTGAAGCAGTTGGATGGATGTTTCAAACTAGAAGTGCAGATGAACCTACAACTAGATTTTATCGTTGTCAGAAATGTAAGTACACATGGCGTGATTACACATAA
- a CDS encoding protein tyrosine phosphatase — MSKPGNIWRKVHGKITKKPTNFSWLIEEKLAGSGIPTSFDEFDWLLHQGIKSIVTMTENILPQDWVQNIDYLHVPTPDLTAPDMDRIDSAVDFIHEKISNDQAVMVHCAAGLGRAGTILACYFIKYKKFSAVGAIKKIRDERPGSIQSDVQELAIGFYEKHVRN, encoded by the coding sequence ATGAGTAAACCTGGAAATATTTGGCGAAAGGTTCATGGAAAAATTACCAAAAAACCTACTAACTTTTCTTGGTTAATTGAAGAAAAATTAGCAGGTTCAGGTATTCCAACAAGTTTTGATGAGTTTGATTGGCTTCTACACCAAGGAATAAAATCCATTGTTACTATGACCGAAAATATATTACCTCAAGACTGGGTACAAAATATTGACTATCTTCACGTGCCAACTCCTGATTTAACGGCTCCTGACATGGATAGAATAGATTCTGCCGTAGATTTTATTCATGAAAAAATTAGTAATGATCAAGCTGTAATGGTTCATTGTGCAGCTGGCTTGGGAAGGGCTGGAACAATTCTGGCATGCTATTTCATAAAATACAAAAAATTTTCAGCCGTTGGTGCAATTAAAAAAATTCGAGATGAAAGGCCTGGTTCTATTCAATCTGATGTACAGGAACTAGCTATAGGATTTTATGAAAAACATGTAAGAAATTAG
- a CDS encoding cyclase family protein, which yields MKPIDLTLTISKSIPSFPGSPKPQFIHWSNIEHDGYNLELLFMSSHTGTHLDAPYHFVKNGLKIDQISLDRLIGKAILIKLKKMKNSPITKSDIVLFEKKNGKIPNRSSIFFYTKWQKNLNDDNYFTENPGLDISAAKYLVLKKINLVGIDSPSIDLGTDTSFTIHKILSRNNILIVENLTNLNKITSKEFIFTIFPLKLKNATGSPVRAVAS from the coding sequence TTCCTGGATCTCCCAAACCACAATTCATTCATTGGTCTAATATTGAGCATGATGGGTATAATTTGGAGCTGTTATTCATGAGCTCACATACTGGAACACATCTTGATGCGCCATATCATTTTGTTAAAAATGGTTTAAAAATTGATCAAATCTCACTTGACAGGCTCATTGGAAAAGCAATTCTGATCAAACTCAAAAAAATGAAAAACTCACCCATAACAAAATCCGATATTGTATTGTTTGAGAAAAAAAATGGAAAAATTCCTAATCGTTCTTCAATTTTTTTCTATACTAAATGGCAAAAAAATCTGAATGATGATAATTATTTCACTGAAAACCCTGGATTAGACATATCAGCTGCAAAATATCTTGTATTAAAAAAAATTAATTTAGTTGGTATAGATTCTCCTAGTATAGATTTGGGAACTGATACATCATTTACTATTCATAAAATTTTATCGAGAAATAATATTTTGATTGTAGAAAATTTGACAAATTTGAATAAAATCACTTCAAAAGAATTTATTTTTACAATTTTTCCATTAAAGCTAAAAAATGCAACAGGTTCGCCTGTACGGGCAGTAGCATCATAA